One Setaria viridis chromosome 5, Setaria_viridis_v4.0, whole genome shotgun sequence genomic region harbors:
- the LOC140222903 gene encoding uncharacterized protein — MGSWAISHFSPSRAEGLMRKGLLYERTEAGEWELPGAEQAPASPAGCIISFTHFRERGGPQAGEVIDLDADEAEGTTAGETGTDVPAAATGMAVATEEEEPAPAATAGTAAAGEIGTPATAAATEEAVATETGTSARGASAEVAPATEAEVPAPEAPTGAGTPVPAVATESDAATGMLAPAPASQAVAPPGRPAAASTGAGGCAPGPSVSPAASTTVESVLTALSSSASASASATPVPRAWRGSVLRWSSRDDPQRPLFTLDDATEWGKWQAMQGGLANARAALSSVLGQLDGIVLPGSQVWYLLRWWLCPPHRFTPNVVLFCRLSKNAVGGNPISFGWSGGSGSASTWTDSGPGSCPCKLPPPSRSSMICRGASRRRRRMRGGWRPSSRSSPRGPAATTRSSRPLPKRPATTPRSSHG, encoded by the exons ATGGGATCCTGGGCGATTTCCCACTTCAGCCCCTCGCGCGCCGAAGGCCTAatgaggaagggcctcctctacgagaggacggaggcgggtgAGTGGGAGCTTCCTGGGGCGGAGCAGGCGCCGGCGTCGCCCGCCGGCTGTATCATCTCCTTCACCCACTTCcgcgagagggg gggccctcaggccggggaggtgatcgacctggacgccgatgaggcggagggaacgaCGGCGGGGGAGACGGGGACGGATGTCCCAGCGGCCGCAACGGGGATGGCGGTGGCAACGGAGGAAGAAGAGCCTGcccccgcggccacggcggggaCAGCGGCAGCGGGGGAGATTGGGACGCCTGCCACGGCGGCTGCGAcagaggaggcggtggcaaCGGAGACAGGGACTTCCGCCCGTGGAGCCTcggcggaggtggcaccggcgacggaggcggaggtgcctgcTCCAGAGGCCCCAACGGGGGCGGGGACACCTGTTCCGGCGGTCGCGACGGAGAGCGATGCGGCCACGGGGATGCTCGCTCCGGCGCCCGCGTcgcaggcggtggcgccgcctgGCAGGcccgcggcggcctcgacggGGGCAGGGGGGTGTGCCCCGGGACCGTCGGTGAGCCCGGCAGCTTCCACGACGGTGGAGTCCGTTTTGACGGCGTTGTCGAGTTCGGCTTCCGCCTCTGCCTCGGCCACTCCCGTTCCTAGGGCGTGGAGGGGGTCTGTCTTGCGTTGGTCATCCCGTGATGACCCGCAGAGGCCCCTCTTCACGTTGGATGATGCCACGGaatggggcaagtggcaggcgatgcAGGGCGGCCTCGCTAACGCCCGCGCAGCTCTGTCCTCGGTGTTGGGGCAGTTGGACGGCATCGTCCTCCCTGGTAGTCAGGTATGGTACCTTCTCCGTTGGTGGCTATGTCCTCCCCATCGTTTTACCCCTAATGTCGTATTGTTTtgtaggctctccaagaatgcagtcgggggaaatccgatttccttcggctggagcgggggctctgggagcgcttcaacttggacagacagcggaccggggagctgTCCATGCAagttgccgccgcccagcaggtcATCGATGATCTGCAgaggcgcgagcaggcggcgcaggaggatgCGCGGCGGGTGGAGGCCAAGCTCCAGGTCATCGCCGAGAGGGCCCGCTGCGAccacgaggagttccaggccgctgccgaaaaggcccgccacgacgccgaggagctcgcacggctga